A genomic window from Terrisporobacter glycolicus ATCC 14880 = DSM 1288 includes:
- a CDS encoding lysozyme inhibitor LprI family protein, whose amino-acid sequence MKKVIMLLTILCLFVVGCSKKEDTSSYDKYLEDGKRAATNEEYDKAKNLFGLAKEENNNEEEANALYKQTNNLIEAIDSKEKKHYDVAIQLCASIETINSESDIIKKAATDLKKKCVNLKNNPDQEEKEEKEAKKEKKKTVKDKAKEESKTAKNIKNDYKNKAKEAKDLAVKRDGIFRYQAALIKTLRSYDMKDVESAKAVYELSDEMLNNLYKDLKTNLDKSLFNKLKKEQVQWVEEKMAKEKGLRKDKLFMYQSLATITIDRCEKFNERYYR is encoded by the coding sequence ATGAAAAAAGTAATAATGCTATTAACTATATTATGTTTATTTGTTGTAGGATGTAGCAAAAAAGAGGATACATCATCTTATGATAAATATTTAGAAGATGGGAAAAGAGCAGCCACAAATGAAGAATACGATAAAGCAAAGAACTTATTTGGTTTAGCAAAAGAGGAAAATAATAATGAAGAAGAAGCAAATGCACTTTATAAGCAAACAAATAATTTAATAGAAGCAATTGATTCTAAGGAAAAGAAACACTACGATGTGGCAATACAGCTTTGTGCATCAATAGAAACAATAAATAGTGAAAGTGACATAATAAAAAAGGCTGCAACGGATTTAAAGAAAAAGTGTGTAAACTTAAAGAATAATCCTGACCAAGAAGAAAAAGAAGAAAAAGAAGCAAAAAAAGAAAAGAAAAAGACAGTAAAAGATAAGGCTAAAGAGGAAAGCAAAACAGCTAAAAATATTAAAAATGATTATAAAAATAAAGCTAAAGAAGCTAAAGATTTAGCAGTTAAAAGAGATGGTATATTTAGATATCAAGCAGCATTAATAAAGACTCTAAGATCTTATGATATGAAGGACGTTGAAAGTGCAAAAGCAGTTTATGAGTTAAGTGATGAAATGTTAAATAATTTATATAAAGATTTAAAAACAAATTTGGATAAAAGTTTATTTAATAAGTTGAAAAAAGAGCAAGTTCAATGGGTTGAGGAAAAAATGGCAAAAGAAAAGGGGCTTAGAAAGGATAAACTTTTTATGTACCAAAGTCTTGCCACAATTACCATTGATAGATGTGAGAAGTTCAATGAAAGGTATTATAGATAA
- a CDS encoding amino acid permease yields MGENKKIKLWALVMLIFVPTFNFTNIASNAVYLGATAIPSWVIVSVLYFLPLCGVIAEMASFNKDKDGGIYTWVEQAIGEKWAFISTWSYFIGILFYLQMVFSRIPVAASWALLGRNVFTDSNAYLLPILSIFICIAMTYIATIGVSKFSKLADFGGKFTLAATIIFIVMTVVGYFNGTPSATEFSVETVVPKFNVSYFSTFSWLLFAVSGSEVAGTYIKQTENPKKTFPKAMVIATILIALSYILGSVAVQLIASPEVLESAGIKDAGYVVYSIVANNFGINGKIVVQIYAAIFLVTSIAAYIIWMESPIRAMFGEVPKGTFPEFLVKKREDGTLVNALWTQCAILIVLIAIPLFGLKSIDAFFKLLTDLSALTVVIPYIILMCAYMSFRKNNKNIDFKFFKSDVLAYTMSGIALVLSCTGFLGAGLDYVVGSSGTEAILLIVKTYGGPVILISMGLAIRFISQKSYNKSNEGRLEDKKKAM; encoded by the coding sequence ATGGGAGAAAATAAAAAAATAAAATTATGGGCATTAGTAATGCTTATATTTGTTCCTACTTTTAATTTTACTAACATCGCAAGTAACGCAGTATATTTAGGGGCAACTGCTATACCTTCATGGGTGATAGTATCAGTACTATACTTTTTACCACTGTGTGGAGTTATAGCTGAAATGGCATCTTTTAACAAAGACAAAGACGGTGGAATTTATACTTGGGTAGAACAAGCAATAGGTGAAAAATGGGCATTCATAAGTACATGGTCTTATTTTATAGGTATACTTTTCTATCTACAAATGGTCTTTTCCAGAATACCTGTAGCAGCATCATGGGCTTTACTTGGAAGAAACGTATTTACTGATTCCAATGCTTATTTGTTGCCAATACTATCAATATTTATATGTATAGCTATGACATATATAGCAACAATAGGTGTAAGTAAATTCTCTAAGCTGGCTGATTTTGGAGGGAAATTTACTCTAGCAGCAACAATAATATTTATAGTAATGACTGTAGTTGGATATTTTAACGGAACACCTTCTGCAACTGAGTTTAGTGTGGAAACAGTTGTTCCAAAATTTAATGTAAGTTATTTCTCAACTTTTTCTTGGTTGCTATTTGCAGTATCAGGTTCAGAAGTTGCAGGGACATATATAAAACAAACAGAAAATCCTAAAAAGACATTTCCAAAAGCAATGGTTATAGCAACTATACTTATAGCATTATCATATATACTTGGTTCTGTGGCTGTACAATTAATAGCATCACCAGAAGTTTTGGAAAGTGCTGGTATAAAAGATGCAGGGTATGTGGTTTATAGTATAGTAGCAAACAACTTTGGAATAAATGGAAAAATAGTAGTTCAAATATATGCGGCGATATTCTTAGTAACATCAATAGCAGCTTATATAATATGGATGGAGTCTCCAATAAGAGCTATGTTTGGAGAAGTTCCAAAGGGAACATTCCCAGAATTCTTAGTTAAGAAAAGAGAAGATGGAACATTAGTAAACGCACTATGGACCCAATGTGCAATATTAATAGTATTAATAGCCATACCACTATTTGGACTAAAGTCTATAGATGCATTCTTTAAATTGTTAACAGACTTATCAGCTTTAACAGTTGTTATACCATATATAATCCTTATGTGTGCATATATGTCATTTAGAAAAAATAATAAAAACATTGATTTTAAATTCTTTAAATCAGATGTACTTGCCTACACTATGTCAGGAATAGCTTTAGTACTATCTTGTACAGGGTTCTTGGGAGCAGGTCTTGACTATGTCGTTGGATCTAGTGGAACAGAAGCTATTTTACTAATAGTAAAAACCTATGGTGGACCAGTAATTCTTATAAGTATGGGACTTGCCATAAGATTTATATCGCAAAAGTCTTATAATAAATCCAATGAAGGTAGATTGGAAGATAAGAAAAAGGCTATGTAA